Proteins from a single region of Urocitellus parryii isolate mUroPar1 chromosome 4, mUroPar1.hap1, whole genome shotgun sequence:
- the St3gal4 gene encoding CMP-N-acetylneuraminate-beta-galactosamide-alpha-2,3-sialyltransferase 4 isoform X1 gives MISKSPPLCMCPAGWKLLAMLALVLVVMVWYSISREDKYIELFYFPIPEKKEPCFQGEAERKASKIFGNHSRDQPIFLQLKDYFWVKTPSAYELPYGTKGSEDLLLRVLAITSYSIPESIQSLKCRRCVVVGNGHRLRNSSLGDAINKYDVVIRLNNAPVAGYEGDVGSKTTMRLFYPESAHFDPKVENNPDTLLVLVAFKAMDFHWIETILSDKKRVRKGFWKQPPLIWDVNPKQIRILNPFFMEIAADKLLSLPMQQPRKIKQKPTTGLLAITLALHLCDSVHIAGFGYPDAYNKKQTIHYYEQITLKSMAGSGHNVSQEALAIKRMLEIGAVKNLTYF, from the exons ATGATCAGCAAGTCCC CTCCTCTGTGCATGTGCCCTGCAGGCTGGAAGCTCCTGGCCATGTTGGCTCTGGTCCTGGTTGTCATGGTGTGGTATTCCATCTCCCGAGAAGACAAGTACATTGAGCT tttttattttcccatcCCAGAGAAGAAGGAGCCGTGCTTCCAGGGTGAGGCAGAAAGGAAGGCCTCTAAGATCTTTGGCAA CCACTCCCGAGATCAGCCCATCTTCCTGCAGCTTAAAGATTATTTCTGGGTCAAGACGCCTTCTGCCTATGAGCTGCCCTATGGGACCAAGGGAAGTG AGGACCTGCTCCTCCGGGTGCTAGCCATCACCAGCTACTCCATACCTGAGAGCATCCAGAG TCTCAAGTGCCGCCGCTGTGTTGTGGTGGGCAATGGGCATCGACTACGGAACAGCTCCCTGGGAGATGCCATCAACAAGTATGATGTGGTCATCAG ATTGAACAACGCCCCAGTGGCTGGCTACGAGGGAGATGTGGGCTCCAAGACCACCATGCGTCTCTTTTACCCTGAATCTGCCCACTTCGACCCCAAAGTGGAGAACAACCCAGACACACTCCTGGTTCTAGTAGCTTTCAAGGCGATGGATTTCCACTGGATTGAGACCATCCTGAGTGATAAGAAGCGG GTGCGAAAAGGTTTCTGGAAACAGCCCCCCCTCATCTGGGACGTCAACCCCAAACAGATTCGGATTCTCAATCCCTTCTTCATGGAGATTGCAGCTGACAAACTGTTGAGCCTGCCAATGCAACAGCCGCGAAAGATTAAACAG AAACCAACCACAGGTCTGTTGGCCATCACCCTGGCCCTTCACCTCTGCGACTCAGTGCACATTGCAGGCTTTGGCTACCCAGATGCCTACAATAAGAAGCAGACCATTCACTACTATGAGCAGATCACACTCAAGTCCATGGCG GGGTCAGGCCACAACGTGTCCCAAGAGGCCCTGGCCATCAAGCGGATGCTGGAGATTGGAGCTGTGAAGAACCTCACGTACTTCTGA
- the St3gal4 gene encoding CMP-N-acetylneuraminate-beta-galactosamide-alpha-2,3-sialyltransferase 4 isoform X2 — translation MISKSRWKLLAMLALVLVVMVWYSISREDKYIELFYFPIPEKKEPCFQGEAERKASKIFGNHSRDQPIFLQLKDYFWVKTPSAYELPYGTKGSEDLLLRVLAITSYSIPESIQSLKCRRCVVVGNGHRLRNSSLGDAINKYDVVIRLNNAPVAGYEGDVGSKTTMRLFYPESAHFDPKVENNPDTLLVLVAFKAMDFHWIETILSDKKRVRKGFWKQPPLIWDVNPKQIRILNPFFMEIAADKLLSLPMQQPRKIKQKPTTGLLAITLALHLCDSVHIAGFGYPDAYNKKQTIHYYEQITLKSMAGSGHNVSQEALAIKRMLEIGAVKNLTYF, via the exons ATGATCAGCAAGTCCC GCTGGAAGCTCCTGGCCATGTTGGCTCTGGTCCTGGTTGTCATGGTGTGGTATTCCATCTCCCGAGAAGACAAGTACATTGAGCT tttttattttcccatcCCAGAGAAGAAGGAGCCGTGCTTCCAGGGTGAGGCAGAAAGGAAGGCCTCTAAGATCTTTGGCAA CCACTCCCGAGATCAGCCCATCTTCCTGCAGCTTAAAGATTATTTCTGGGTCAAGACGCCTTCTGCCTATGAGCTGCCCTATGGGACCAAGGGAAGTG AGGACCTGCTCCTCCGGGTGCTAGCCATCACCAGCTACTCCATACCTGAGAGCATCCAGAG TCTCAAGTGCCGCCGCTGTGTTGTGGTGGGCAATGGGCATCGACTACGGAACAGCTCCCTGGGAGATGCCATCAACAAGTATGATGTGGTCATCAG ATTGAACAACGCCCCAGTGGCTGGCTACGAGGGAGATGTGGGCTCCAAGACCACCATGCGTCTCTTTTACCCTGAATCTGCCCACTTCGACCCCAAAGTGGAGAACAACCCAGACACACTCCTGGTTCTAGTAGCTTTCAAGGCGATGGATTTCCACTGGATTGAGACCATCCTGAGTGATAAGAAGCGG GTGCGAAAAGGTTTCTGGAAACAGCCCCCCCTCATCTGGGACGTCAACCCCAAACAGATTCGGATTCTCAATCCCTTCTTCATGGAGATTGCAGCTGACAAACTGTTGAGCCTGCCAATGCAACAGCCGCGAAAGATTAAACAG AAACCAACCACAGGTCTGTTGGCCATCACCCTGGCCCTTCACCTCTGCGACTCAGTGCACATTGCAGGCTTTGGCTACCCAGATGCCTACAATAAGAAGCAGACCATTCACTACTATGAGCAGATCACACTCAAGTCCATGGCG GGGTCAGGCCACAACGTGTCCCAAGAGGCCCTGGCCATCAAGCGGATGCTGGAGATTGGAGCTGTGAAGAACCTCACGTACTTCTGA
- the St3gal4 gene encoding CMP-N-acetylneuraminate-beta-galactosamide-alpha-2,3-sialyltransferase 4 isoform X3, protein MLALVLVVMVWYSISREDKYIELFYFPIPEKKEPCFQGEAERKASKIFGNHSRDQPIFLQLKDYFWVKTPSAYELPYGTKGSEDLLLRVLAITSYSIPESIQSLKCRRCVVVGNGHRLRNSSLGDAINKYDVVIRLNNAPVAGYEGDVGSKTTMRLFYPESAHFDPKVENNPDTLLVLVAFKAMDFHWIETILSDKKRVRKGFWKQPPLIWDVNPKQIRILNPFFMEIAADKLLSLPMQQPRKIKQKPTTGLLAITLALHLCDSVHIAGFGYPDAYNKKQTIHYYEQITLKSMAGSGHNVSQEALAIKRMLEIGAVKNLTYF, encoded by the exons ATGTTGGCTCTGGTCCTGGTTGTCATGGTGTGGTATTCCATCTCCCGAGAAGACAAGTACATTGAGCT tttttattttcccatcCCAGAGAAGAAGGAGCCGTGCTTCCAGGGTGAGGCAGAAAGGAAGGCCTCTAAGATCTTTGGCAA CCACTCCCGAGATCAGCCCATCTTCCTGCAGCTTAAAGATTATTTCTGGGTCAAGACGCCTTCTGCCTATGAGCTGCCCTATGGGACCAAGGGAAGTG AGGACCTGCTCCTCCGGGTGCTAGCCATCACCAGCTACTCCATACCTGAGAGCATCCAGAG TCTCAAGTGCCGCCGCTGTGTTGTGGTGGGCAATGGGCATCGACTACGGAACAGCTCCCTGGGAGATGCCATCAACAAGTATGATGTGGTCATCAG ATTGAACAACGCCCCAGTGGCTGGCTACGAGGGAGATGTGGGCTCCAAGACCACCATGCGTCTCTTTTACCCTGAATCTGCCCACTTCGACCCCAAAGTGGAGAACAACCCAGACACACTCCTGGTTCTAGTAGCTTTCAAGGCGATGGATTTCCACTGGATTGAGACCATCCTGAGTGATAAGAAGCGG GTGCGAAAAGGTTTCTGGAAACAGCCCCCCCTCATCTGGGACGTCAACCCCAAACAGATTCGGATTCTCAATCCCTTCTTCATGGAGATTGCAGCTGACAAACTGTTGAGCCTGCCAATGCAACAGCCGCGAAAGATTAAACAG AAACCAACCACAGGTCTGTTGGCCATCACCCTGGCCCTTCACCTCTGCGACTCAGTGCACATTGCAGGCTTTGGCTACCCAGATGCCTACAATAAGAAGCAGACCATTCACTACTATGAGCAGATCACACTCAAGTCCATGGCG GGGTCAGGCCACAACGTGTCCCAAGAGGCCCTGGCCATCAAGCGGATGCTGGAGATTGGAGCTGTGAAGAACCTCACGTACTTCTGA